In a single window of the Elaeis guineensis isolate ETL-2024a chromosome 4, EG11, whole genome shotgun sequence genome:
- the LOC105044303 gene encoding uncharacterized protein produces MYQRVATGATRGGMATDSGDVVVTIDQVPRWSDADQRAHGGGDPSSPFTYFSDPLTSSSGAEAGGDGVVSRFPVDHEINSKIYLWRGNPWNLEVDAVVNSTNESLDEAHSSPGLHAAAGPGLAEECATLGGCRTGMAKMTNAYDLPARKVIHTVGPKYAVKYHTAAENALSHCYRSCLELLIENGLQSIATGCIYTEAKNYPREPAAHVAIRTVRRFLEKQKDKITAVVFCTTTSSDTEIYKRLLPLYFPRDRHEEEIAVSKLPADVGDENGETVIDERKIRIKPLPAVSASTPKPSASLVDSPVADVGLTKRQNSFKLDSYLDPAFMSLSKDPDQRRKEQWEKAAEAQSGFSCAKLLGFGDLGGPPLSAAEEYSLHSRYLAKANSLNLSEIAEMKIVYRGGVDSEGRPVMVVVGAHFLLRCLDLERFVLYVVKEFEPLIQKPYTIVYFHSAANLQLQPDLGWMKRLQQILGRKHKRNLHAIYVLHPTLGLRAAIFALQLFVDGEVWKKVVYVDRLLQLFRYVPREQLTIPDFVFQHDLEVNGGKGLIVDPRTKYIYQRHSA; encoded by the exons ATGTACCAGCGCGTGGCCACAGGTGCTACGCGGGGCGGGATGGCGACGGACAGCGGAGATGTGGTGGTGACCATCGATCAAGTGCCGAGGTGGAGCGATGCGGACCAGCGAGCCCACGGCGGTGGGGATCCTTCATCGCCCTTCACTTACTTCTCTGATCCTCTTACGTCGTCTTCGGGAGCTGAGGCCGGGGGTGATGGGGTGGTCTCGAGGTTTCCCGTGGATCATGAAATCAATTCGAAGATATATCTTTGGCGTGGCAACCCGTGGAATCTTGAAGTTGATGCTGTTGTGAATTCCACTAATGAG AGCCTGGATGAAGCACATAGCAGCCCTGGTTTGCATGCTGCTGCTGGACCTGGTCTTGCAGAAGAATGTGCTACATTG GGTGGATGTCGAACTGGAATGGCAAAAATGACCAATGCATACGATCTTCCTGCTAG AAAGGTTATACATACTGTTGGCCCTAAGTATGCTGTCAAGTACCACACTGCTGCTGAGAACGCACTTAGTCACTGCTATCGTTCTTGCTTGGAGCTTCTGATTGAGAATGGACTTCAGAG CATTGCCACAGGCTGTATATATACAGAGGCGAAAAACTATCCTCGTGAGCCAGCTGCACATGTTGCAATAA GGACTGTCAGGCGGTTTCTGGAGAAGCAGAAGGACAAAATAACTGCAGTTGTTTTTTGTACCACCACATCATCTGATACAGAAATATATAAAAG ATTGCTTCCACTGTATTTCCCTAGGGATAGGCATGAAGAAGAGATTGCAGTGTCTAAGCTTCCAGCAGATGTAGGAGACGAGAATGGTGAGACAGTAATAGATGAACGAAAGATTAGAATAAAACCATTGCCTGCAGTGTCAGCATCTACTCCAAAACCTTCGGCATCCCTGGTGGATTCTCCTGTTGCTGATGTTGGATTGACAAAAAGACA GAATTCTTTCAAGTTGGACTCGTATTTGGATCCTGCATTTATGTCATTGAGTAAAGACCCTGATCAGCGACGGAAAGAGCAATGGGAAAAGGCGGCTGAAGCACAAAGTGGATTTAGTTGTGCTAAGCTGCTTGGATTCGGTGATTTAGGTGGCCCTCCATTATCTGCAGCTGAGGAGTACTCACTTCATTCCAGATATCTTGCTAAAGCAAATTCTCTTAACCTTTCAGAGATTGCTGAAATGAAAATTGT CTATCGTGGTGGAGTAGACAGTGAGGGACGTCCTGTGATGGTTGTTGTAGGAGCTCACTTTCTTTTACGTTGTCTTGATTTGGAACGCTTTGTTCTCTATGTAGTGAAG GAGTTTGAACCCCTGATCCAGAAGCCTTACACAATTGTCTATTTTCATTCTGCAGCGAATTTACAATT GCAACCAGATCTAGGATGGATGAAACGTTTACAGCAGATACTTGGTCGAAAACACAAGCGTAATCTGCAT GCAATTTATGTTCTCCATCCGACCCTGGGTCTGAGGGCTGCAATCTTTGCTTTGCAGCTGTTTGTTGATGGAGAA GTGTGGAAAAAAGTAGTATATGTTGATCGACTTTTGCAGCTGTTCAGATATGTTCCTCGAGAGCAGTTGACCATTCCCGACTTTGTGTTCCA aCATGATCTTGAGGTGAATGGAGGGAAGGGTCTGATTGTTGATCCAAGAACAAAATATATCTACCAAAGGCATTCTGCATGA